One window of Kosakonia cowanii JCM 10956 = DSM 18146 genomic DNA carries:
- a CDS encoding TIGR00645 family protein, which produces MERFLENAMYASRWLLAPVYFGLSLALLALAIKFFQEIIHVIPNIFSLAEADLILTLLSLVDMTLVGGLLVMVMFSGYENFVSQLDIGPHKEKLSWLGKMDATSLKNKVAASIVAISSIHLLRVFMDARNVPDNKLMWYVIIHLTFVLSAFVMGYLDRLTRGKH; this is translated from the coding sequence ATGGAACGCTTTCTGGAAAACGCAATGTACGCTTCGCGCTGGTTGCTCGCCCCGGTCTACTTTGGCCTCTCTCTTGCTCTCCTGGCGCTGGCCATCAAATTCTTCCAGGAGATTATTCACGTTATCCCTAACATCTTCTCGCTGGCAGAAGCGGATCTGATCCTCACGCTGCTGTCGCTGGTGGATATGACGCTGGTCGGCGGTCTGCTGGTGATGGTGATGTTCTCCGGCTATGAAAACTTTGTTTCGCAGCTGGATATTGGCCCGCATAAAGAGAAGCTGAGCTGGCTGGGGAAAATGGATGCCACCTCGTTAAAAAACAAAGTGGCGGCGTCGATTGTCGCCATCTCGTCGATTCACCTGCTGCGCGTCTTTATGGATGCGAGGAACGTACCGGATAACAAACTGATGTGGTATGTGATTATCCACCTGACGTTTGTGCTCTCCGCGTTTGTGATGGGCTATCTGGATCGTTTAACCCGCGGCAAGCATTGA
- a CDS encoding ESA_00282 family adhesion-associated protein: MDSILYSVITLLLLTGGVLLLMHEYNKKTPLSEINEQAPQLTPLSKEEGEDHFSTLMNAITPEWYWRVNHEYIDFLQATIKRMKMAEINNTPGLFEAQRRCSDLNSAVYKYYDNIKKRCVNGEKVSPSDLDVLNLRQCFHEFSTEAYPALVVLIWPENQRPWVNPAEV, translated from the coding sequence ATGGACAGTATTTTGTATTCTGTTATTACTTTATTGCTGCTAACGGGCGGCGTTTTATTATTGATGCATGAGTACAATAAAAAGACTCCCCTTAGTGAAATTAATGAGCAAGCACCACAGTTAACGCCGCTATCAAAAGAAGAGGGCGAAGATCATTTTTCGACGTTAATGAACGCGATTACCCCAGAGTGGTACTGGCGCGTTAACCATGAATATATCGATTTTTTGCAAGCGACGATTAAGCGCATGAAGATGGCGGAGATAAATAACACGCCCGGTTTATTTGAAGCGCAGCGTCGTTGCAGCGATCTCAATTCCGCCGTGTATAAGTATTACGACAACATTAAAAAACGCTGCGTCAATGGCGAAAAAGTCTCGCCGAGCGATCTGGATGTGCTCAACCTGCGCCAGTGTTTCCATGAGTTCAGCACCGAAGCTTACCCTGCGCTGGTTGTGCTGATTTGGCCGGAGAACCAGCGTCCGTGGGTAAACCCCGCCGAGGTGTAG
- a CDS encoding SDR family oxidoreductase: MATDQTKIQDPTTQYYTGEYPKQKQPFPGVQAKMEPVPDCGEKSYVGSGRLKGRKALVTGGDSGIGRAAAIAYAREGADVAINYLPAEEEDAQQVKEQIEAAGRKAVLIPGDLSDEEFARSLPHTAKEQLGGLDVLTLVAGTQTAIEDIADLSSEQFIYTYKVNVFALFWITQEAIPLMPRGGSIITTSSIQAYQPSTHLLDYASTKAAILNYTRGLAKQVAEKGIRVNSVAPGPIWTALQISGGQPQEKLPEFGQQTPLKRAGQPAELAPVYVYLASQESSYVTAEVHGVTGGEHLS, from the coding sequence ATGGCAACTGACCAGACAAAAATCCAGGATCCGACCACCCAGTACTACACCGGTGAATATCCTAAGCAGAAGCAGCCCTTCCCCGGCGTGCAGGCGAAAATGGAACCGGTTCCCGATTGCGGTGAAAAGAGCTATGTCGGCAGCGGGCGGCTGAAAGGTCGTAAAGCGTTAGTGACCGGCGGCGACTCCGGTATTGGTCGCGCGGCGGCGATTGCCTATGCCCGCGAAGGCGCTGATGTCGCTATCAACTATCTTCCTGCCGAAGAGGAAGATGCGCAGCAGGTGAAAGAGCAGATTGAAGCAGCCGGGCGCAAAGCCGTGCTGATCCCGGGCGATTTGAGCGATGAAGAATTTGCCCGTTCTCTGCCGCATACAGCGAAAGAGCAGCTTGGCGGCCTGGATGTGCTGACGCTGGTAGCGGGTACGCAAACCGCGATTGAGGATATTGCAGACCTCAGCAGCGAGCAGTTTATCTATACCTATAAGGTCAACGTTTTCGCGCTCTTCTGGATCACCCAGGAGGCGATTCCGCTGATGCCGCGCGGGGGTAGCATTATTACTACCTCGTCGATTCAGGCTTATCAGCCAAGCACGCACCTGCTTGATTACGCCTCAACCAAAGCGGCTATTCTCAACTACACCCGCGGGCTGGCGAAACAGGTCGCTGAGAAAGGCATTCGCGTCAACAGTGTTGCGCCAGGGCCAATCTGGACCGCGCTGCAGATTTCCGGCGGTCAGCCGCAGGAGAAACTGCCGGAGTTCGGCCAGCAGACGCCGCTTAAACGCGCCGGTCAGCCAGCCGAGCTGGCACCTGTTTATGTCTATCTGGCAAGCCAGGAGTCGAGCTATGTCACCGCTGAAGTGCATGGCGTGACGGGTGGTGAGCACCTGAGTTAA
- the exbD gene encoding TonB system transport protein ExbD — translation MAMRLNENLDDNGEMHEINVTPFIDVMLVLLIIFMVAAPLATVDVKVNLPASSSQPQPRPEKPIYLSVKADNSMFIGNDPVTEETMINQLNAVTEGKKDTTIFFRADKTVDYETMMKVMDSLHQAGYLKIGLVGEEVAKAK, via the coding sequence ATGGCAATGCGTCTTAATGAAAACCTCGACGATAACGGCGAAATGCACGAAATCAACGTCACGCCGTTTATCGACGTGATGCTGGTGCTGCTGATTATCTTTATGGTGGCCGCGCCGCTTGCTACCGTTGACGTTAAGGTCAATCTGCCTGCCTCTTCCAGCCAGCCGCAGCCGCGCCCGGAAAAACCGATTTATCTCTCCGTGAAGGCAGATAACAGCATGTTTATCGGCAACGATCCGGTGACGGAAGAGACGATGATCAACCAGCTGAACGCGGTGACCGAAGGGAAAAAGGATACCACCATCTTCTTCCGCGCTGATAAGACCGTTGATTACGAGACGATGATGAAAGTGATGGACAGCCTGCATCAGGCGGGCTATCTGAAGATCGGTCTGGTAGGGGAAGAGGTCGCGAAAGCGAAGTAA
- the exbB gene encoding tol-pal system-associated acyl-CoA thioesterase, with protein sequence MGNNLMQTDLSVWGMYQHADIVVKIVMIGLILASVVTWALFFSKSVEILGQKRRLKREQQQLADARSLDQATEIASTFHARSLSAMLINEAQNELELSAGSEDNEGIKERTGFRLERRVAATGRHMGRGNGFLATIGAISPFIGLFGTVWGIMNSFIGIAQTQTTNLAVVAPGIAEALLATAIGLVAAIPAVVIYNIFARMIGNYKANLGDVAAQVLLLQSRDLDLAASNAQPVRTTQKLRVG encoded by the coding sequence GTGGGTAATAATTTGATGCAGACGGATCTTTCCGTATGGGGTATGTATCAGCACGCCGATATCGTGGTGAAAATCGTGATGATCGGTCTGATTCTGGCGTCAGTCGTCACCTGGGCGCTTTTCTTCAGTAAAAGCGTTGAGATCCTCGGGCAAAAGCGCCGTCTCAAGCGTGAACAGCAGCAGCTGGCCGATGCCCGCTCGCTGGATCAGGCGACTGAGATCGCTTCGACATTCCACGCCCGCAGCCTGAGCGCGATGTTGATCAACGAAGCGCAGAACGAGCTGGAGCTCTCCGCAGGCAGCGAAGATAACGAAGGCATTAAAGAGCGCACCGGTTTCCGCCTTGAGCGACGCGTAGCGGCAACGGGCCGTCATATGGGTCGCGGCAACGGTTTCCTCGCCACCATCGGCGCGATTTCGCCCTTTATTGGTCTGTTTGGTACCGTCTGGGGCATCATGAACAGCTTTATCGGCATTGCGCAGACGCAAACCACTAACCTCGCGGTTGTCGCGCCGGGCATCGCTGAAGCGCTGCTGGCAACGGCTATCGGCCTGGTCGCCGCTATCCCGGCGGTAGTGATCTACAACATCTTTGCGCGCATGATCGGTAACTATAAAGCTAACCTCGGCGATGTTGCTGCTCAGGTGCTGCTGCTGCAAAGCCGCGATCTGGATCTGGCCGCCAGCAACGCGCAGCCGGTTCGTACCACCCAGAAATTACGCGTAGGTTGA
- the metC gene encoding cystathionine beta-lyase has protein sequence MTAKHLDTALVNAGRSKKYTQGSVNTVIQRASSLVFETVEAKKHATRNRANGELFYGRRGTLTHFSLQEAMCELEGGAGCALFPCGAAAVANTILAFVEQGDHVLMTNTAYEPTQDFSTKILAKLGVTTSWFDPLIGSSIVQLVQPNTKVVFLESPGSITMEVHDVPAIVQAVRSVAPEAIIMIDNTWAAGVLFKALDFDIDISIQAGTKYLIGHSDAMVGTAVANARCWEQLRENAYLMGQMLDADTAYMTSRGLRTLGVRLRQHHESSLKIAEWLAAHPQVAQVNHPALPGSKGHEYWKRDFSGSSGLFSFVLNKRLNNEELANYLDNFSLFSMAYSWGGFESLILANQPEHIAAIRPEGRVDFDGTLIRLHIGLENVDDLIGDLVAGFQRIV, from the coding sequence ATGACGGCGAAACATCTTGATACCGCGCTGGTAAACGCCGGGCGGAGCAAAAAGTATACTCAGGGTTCGGTGAATACGGTGATTCAGCGCGCCTCCTCCCTGGTGTTCGAAACGGTGGAAGCGAAAAAGCACGCCACGCGCAACCGCGCCAACGGCGAGCTTTTCTATGGACGGCGCGGGACGCTGACCCACTTCTCACTGCAAGAGGCGATGTGCGAACTGGAAGGTGGTGCCGGTTGTGCGCTCTTCCCCTGCGGCGCGGCGGCGGTGGCAAACACCATCCTGGCCTTTGTCGAACAGGGCGATCATGTATTGATGACCAATACCGCCTACGAACCGACGCAAGATTTCAGCACCAAAATCCTCGCTAAACTGGGCGTTACCACCAGCTGGTTTGATCCGCTGATTGGCTCAAGCATCGTGCAACTGGTGCAACCCAATACCAAAGTGGTGTTCCTCGAATCGCCCGGCTCCATCACCATGGAAGTGCATGATGTTCCCGCCATCGTGCAGGCGGTGCGTAGCGTCGCGCCGGAGGCCATCATTATGATCGACAACACCTGGGCGGCGGGCGTGCTGTTTAAGGCGCTGGATTTTGATATCGATATCTCCATTCAGGCGGGCACCAAATATCTGATTGGTCACTCCGATGCGATGGTCGGCACCGCCGTAGCAAACGCCCGCTGTTGGGAGCAACTGCGGGAAAACGCCTATCTGATGGGGCAGATGCTGGATGCGGATACCGCCTATATGACCAGCCGCGGCCTGCGCACACTGGGGGTGCGTTTACGCCAGCATCACGAAAGCAGCCTGAAGATTGCCGAGTGGCTGGCGGCGCATCCGCAGGTGGCGCAGGTCAATCATCCGGCGCTGCCAGGCAGTAAAGGGCATGAGTACTGGAAGCGGGATTTCAGCGGCAGCAGCGGCCTCTTCTCCTTTGTGCTCAACAAGCGTTTGAACAATGAAGAATTGGCCAACTATCTCGATAATTTTTCGCTCTTCAGCATGGCCTATTCGTGGGGCGGGTTTGAATCACTGATCCTCGCCAACCAGCCTGAGCACATCGCCGCTATTCGCCCGGAAGGCCGTGTCGACTTCGACGGCACGCTGATCCGATTGCACATTGGTTTAGAAAACGTTGATGATCTTATCGGTGATTTAGTGGCAGGCTTTCAGCGCATCGTGTAA
- a CDS encoding DedA family protein, whose amino-acid sequence MAVIQDIIAALWHHDFAALADPHVVGVVYLVMFATLFLENGLLPASFLPGDSLLLLAGALIARGCMDFVSTLLILTSAASLGCWLSYVQGRWLGNTRIVKSWLAQLPVKYHERATCMFDRHGLLALLAGRFLAFIRTLLPTMAGISGLSNRRFQLFNWLSALLWVGVVISLGYAISMIPFVKRHEDQVMTFLMVLPLFLLVVGLIGAVTVVLKKKFSNA is encoded by the coding sequence ATGGCTGTTATTCAAGATATTATTGCTGCGCTCTGGCATCACGACTTTGCTGCGCTGGCCGATCCGCACGTTGTCGGCGTTGTCTATCTCGTGATGTTTGCCACGCTCTTTTTAGAGAACGGCTTGCTTCCTGCCTCGTTTTTACCGGGCGACAGCTTACTGCTGCTCGCCGGGGCGCTGATTGCGCGCGGCTGCATGGACTTTGTCTCAACGCTGCTGATCCTTACCTCCGCCGCCAGTCTCGGCTGCTGGCTGAGCTATGTTCAGGGGCGCTGGCTGGGCAATACGCGTATTGTGAAAAGCTGGCTGGCGCAGCTGCCGGTGAAGTATCACGAGCGCGCCACCTGCATGTTTGACCGTCACGGCCTGCTGGCGCTGCTGGCCGGGCGTTTTCTGGCTTTTATCCGCACCCTGTTGCCAACGATGGCCGGTATCTCTGGCTTGTCGAACCGCCGTTTTCAGCTCTTCAACTGGCTGAGCGCGCTGCTGTGGGTCGGCGTGGTGATCTCGCTCGGCTACGCGATTAGCATGATCCCGTTTGTGAAACGCCACGAAGACCAGGTGATGACCTTTTTAATGGTGCTGCCGCTGTTCCTGCTGGTGGTGGGCCTGATTGGTGCCGTTACTGTCGTGCTAAAGAAGAAGTTCAGCAACGCCTGA
- a CDS encoding AraC family transcriptional regulator has translation MNREAICLHLTEKVKRLKNNENRLTALLPDIRLLYGTQPGTRTPVMYQPGIVFLFSGHKIGYINERVFRYDTNEYLLLTVPLPFECETFATPEVPLAGIRLNVDILQLQELLMDIGEDEHFRPENAASGINSAVLSEEILCAAERLLDVMERPLDARILGKQIIREMLYHVLTGPRGGALLALVSRQTHFSLISRVLKRIESQYTENLSVDQLAAEANMSVSAFHHNFKSVTSTSPLQYLKTYRLHKARMLMVHDGMKASAAAMRVGYESPSQFSREFKRYFGVTPGEDLARIRTMQGA, from the coding sequence ATGAACCGTGAAGCGATCTGCCTGCATCTGACTGAAAAAGTTAAGAGACTGAAAAATAATGAAAATAGATTGACCGCGCTGCTGCCGGATATCCGCCTGCTCTATGGCACGCAGCCCGGCACCCGGACGCCGGTGATGTACCAGCCGGGGATCGTGTTTCTCTTTTCCGGCCATAAAATCGGGTATATCAACGAGCGCGTCTTTCGCTATGACACCAACGAATATCTGCTGTTAACGGTGCCGCTGCCCTTCGAGTGTGAAACCTTTGCCACGCCGGAGGTACCGCTGGCGGGCATTCGTCTTAATGTCGACATCTTGCAGTTGCAGGAGCTGCTGATGGATATCGGTGAAGATGAGCATTTTCGCCCGGAGAACGCCGCCAGCGGTATTAACTCGGCGGTGTTATCAGAGGAGATCCTCTGCGCGGCGGAGCGCCTGCTGGATGTGATGGAGCGCCCGCTGGACGCGCGCATTCTGGGCAAACAGATTATCCGCGAGATGCTTTACCACGTGCTGACCGGGCCGCGCGGCGGTGCGCTGCTGGCGCTGGTGAGCCGTCAGACCCACTTCAGCCTGATTAGCCGCGTCTTAAAGCGCATTGAGAGCCAGTACACCGAAAACCTCAGCGTCGACCAGTTAGCGGCAGAAGCGAACATGAGCGTCTCGGCGTTTCACCATAACTTCAAATCGGTGACCAGCACCTCGCCGCTGCAATACCTGAAAACCTACCGCCTGCACAAAGCGCGGATGTTGATGGTGCACGATGGCATGAAAGCGAGCGCGGCGGCGATGCGTGTCGGCTATGAGAGCCCATCGCAGTTTAGCCGCGAATTTAAGCGTTACTTCGGCGTGACGCCGGGAGAGGATTTGGCGCGCATTCGCACCATGCAGGGGGCATAA
- the yqhD gene encoding alcohol dehydrogenase, with protein sequence MNNFNLHTPTRILFGKGAIAELRAQLPDNARVLITYGGGSVKKNGVLDQVYSALDGMDVREFSGIEPNPTYETLMKAVQVVRDEQITFLLAVGGGSVLDGTKFIAAAAHYAEGVDPWHILQTRGSEIKSAIPMGSVLTLPATGSESNAGAVVSRKATGDKQAFHSPFVQPVFAVLDPVYTYTLPPRQVANGVVDAFVHTVEQYVTYPVDGKIQDRFAEGILLTLVEDGPKALQEPENYNVRANVMWAATQALNGLIGAGVPQDWATHMLGHELTAMHGLDHAQTLAVVLPALWNEKRDTKREKLLQYAARVWNITEGSDDERIDAAITATRDFFERMGVPTRLSGYGLDGSSIPALLAKLEEHGMTALGEHQDITLDVSRRIYEAAR encoded by the coding sequence ATGAATAACTTTAATCTGCATACCCCAACCCGCATTCTTTTTGGCAAAGGCGCAATTGCCGAACTGCGCGCGCAGCTCCCTGACAACGCCCGCGTGCTGATCACTTATGGCGGCGGCAGCGTGAAGAAAAACGGCGTACTTGACCAGGTTTACAGCGCGCTGGACGGAATGGACGTGCGCGAGTTCAGCGGTATCGAACCAAACCCGACCTACGAAACGCTGATGAAAGCGGTGCAGGTGGTACGCGATGAGCAGATCACCTTCCTGCTGGCAGTCGGTGGCGGTTCAGTGCTGGATGGCACCAAATTTATCGCAGCCGCTGCCCACTACGCCGAGGGCGTCGATCCATGGCATATCCTGCAAACCCGCGGCAGCGAGATCAAAAGCGCCATTCCGATGGGCTCCGTGCTGACGCTGCCGGCTACCGGCTCTGAATCCAACGCCGGTGCGGTGGTTTCCCGTAAAGCGACCGGCGATAAGCAGGCGTTCCACTCTCCGTTCGTGCAGCCGGTCTTCGCGGTGCTCGATCCGGTTTACACCTACACCCTGCCCCCGCGTCAGGTGGCGAATGGCGTAGTTGACGCCTTTGTCCATACTGTAGAGCAGTACGTCACTTATCCGGTAGATGGCAAAATTCAGGATCGCTTCGCCGAAGGCATTCTGCTGACGCTGGTTGAAGATGGCCCGAAAGCGTTGCAGGAGCCGGAGAATTACAACGTGCGCGCCAACGTTATGTGGGCGGCGACCCAGGCGCTGAACGGCCTGATTGGCGCGGGCGTGCCGCAGGATTGGGCTACCCATATGCTGGGCCATGAGTTGACAGCGATGCACGGGCTGGATCACGCACAAACGCTGGCGGTGGTACTGCCTGCGCTGTGGAATGAGAAGCGCGACACCAAACGCGAAAAACTGCTGCAATACGCCGCACGCGTATGGAATATCACCGAAGGCAGCGACGATGAGCGCATTGACGCGGCAATTACCGCCACGCGCGACTTCTTCGAGCGTATGGGCGTGCCGACGCGTCTTTCCGGCTACGGCCTTGATGGCAGCTCCATTCCGGCGCTGTTGGCTAAACTGGAAGAGCACGGCATGACGGCGCTGGGCGAGCATCAGGATATTACGCTGGATGTGAGCCGCCGCATCTACGAAGCCGCGCGCTAA
- the dkgA gene encoding 2,5-didehydrogluconate reductase DkgA, which translates to MTHPTVIKLADGNLMPQLGLGVWKASNEEVVTAIHKALEVGYRSIDTAAAYKNEEGVGKALASAGVPREELFITTKLWNDDQKRPAEAFKESLEKLQLDYVDLYLMHWPVPAIDHYVEAWKGMIELQQQGLIKSIGVCNFQTHHLQKLIDETSVIPVINQIELHPLLQQRQLHAWNATHKIQTESWSPLAQGGEGVFDQKIIRDLADKYGKTPAQIVIRWHLDSGLVVIPKSVTPARIVENFDVWDFRLDKDELSEIAKLDEGKRLGPDPDQFGG; encoded by the coding sequence ATGACACATCCAACGGTGATTAAACTCGCTGACGGCAATCTGATGCCGCAACTGGGTCTTGGCGTGTGGAAAGCGAGCAACGAGGAAGTGGTTACCGCCATCCATAAAGCTCTGGAAGTGGGTTATCGCTCTATCGATACCGCCGCGGCTTACAAGAACGAAGAGGGTGTTGGTAAAGCCTTAGCCAGCGCGGGCGTGCCGCGTGAAGAGCTGTTCATCACCACCAAGCTGTGGAATGACGATCAGAAACGCCCGGCCGAGGCCTTTAAAGAGAGCCTGGAGAAGCTTCAACTCGACTATGTCGATCTCTATCTGATGCACTGGCCGGTTCCGGCAATCGATCACTATGTCGAGGCCTGGAAAGGGATGATCGAGCTGCAACAGCAGGGGCTGATTAAGAGTATCGGCGTCTGTAACTTCCAGACCCACCATCTGCAAAAGCTCATCGATGAAACCAGCGTCATTCCGGTGATTAACCAGATTGAACTCCATCCGCTGCTGCAACAGCGCCAGCTGCATGCCTGGAACGCGACGCACAAGATCCAGACTGAGTCCTGGAGCCCGCTGGCACAGGGTGGTGAAGGCGTTTTCGATCAGAAGATCATTCGCGATCTGGCGGATAAATATGGCAAAACCCCGGCGCAGATCGTTATTCGCTGGCATCTCGACAGCGGTCTGGTGGTGATCCCGAAATCGGTCACCCCTGCGCGCATCGTTGAGAACTTCGACGTCTGGGATTTCCGCCTCGATAAAGATGAGCTAAGCGAAATTGCCAAACTGGACGAGGGCAAACGCCTCGGGCCAGACCCGGATCAGTTCGGCGGTTAA
- a CDS encoding YgiQ family radical SAM protein, which yields MSALSLIQPDRDLFSWPQYWAACFGPAPFLPMSREEMDELGWDSCDIILVTGDAYVDHPSFGMAICGRMLEAQGFRVGIIAQPDWSSKTDFMRLGKPNLFFGVTAGNMDSMINRYTADRKLRHDDAYTPDNVAGKRPDRATLVYTQRCKEAWREVPVILGGIEASLRRTAHYDYWSDTVRRSVLVDSKADMLMFGNGERPLVEVAHRLAAGEPIGQIRDVRNTAIMVKEALPGWSGVDSTRLDTPGKIDPIPHPYGEDLPCADNKPVEPQAAKRVIVQPPRPKPWEKTYVLLPSYEKVKADKVLYAHASRILHHETNPGCARALLQKHGDRYIWINPPAIPLSTEEMDSVFALPYQRVPHPAYGESRIPAYDMIRFSINIMRGCFGGCSFCSITEHEGRIIQSRSEDSIINEIEAIRDTVPGFTGVISDLGGPTANMYMLRCTSPRAEQTCRRLSCVYPEICPHMDTNHQPTIDLYRRARDLRGIKKILIASGVRYDLAVEDPRYVKELATHHVGGYLKIAPEHTEAGPLSKMMKPGMGSYDRFKQLFDTYSKQAGKEQYLIPYFISAHPGTRDEDMVNLALWLKRHRFRLDQVQNFYPSPLANSTTMYYTGKNPLSKIDYKSEEVVVPRGEKQRRLHKALLRYHDPANWPLLRQALEAMGKKHLIGSRRECLVPEPTMEEMREARRQSRSARPALTKHTPIAHQRKKATR from the coding sequence ATGAGCGCACTCTCCCTGATCCAGCCGGATCGCGATCTTTTCTCCTGGCCGCAGTACTGGGCGGCCTGCTTCGGCCCCGCGCCTTTTCTGCCGATGTCGCGCGAAGAGATGGATGAACTCGGCTGGGACAGCTGCGACATCATCCTCGTGACCGGCGACGCCTATGTCGATCACCCGAGCTTCGGCATGGCGATCTGCGGAAGAATGCTGGAAGCGCAGGGCTTTCGCGTCGGCATCATCGCCCAGCCGGACTGGAGCAGCAAAACGGACTTTATGCGCCTCGGCAAACCGAACCTCTTTTTCGGCGTCACCGCCGGCAATATGGATTCGATGATCAACCGGTATACCGCCGATCGTAAGCTGCGCCATGACGATGCTTATACGCCAGATAACGTGGCCGGCAAGCGCCCGGACCGCGCGACGCTAGTTTATACCCAGCGCTGCAAAGAGGCGTGGAGAGAGGTGCCGGTGATCCTCGGCGGGATTGAGGCCAGCTTGCGCCGCACCGCCCATTATGACTACTGGTCTGATACCGTGCGCCGCTCGGTGCTGGTCGATTCGAAGGCGGATATGCTGATGTTCGGCAATGGCGAGCGCCCGCTGGTGGAAGTCGCGCACCGCCTTGCCGCCGGGGAGCCGATAGGCCAGATCCGCGATGTGCGCAATACGGCGATTATGGTCAAAGAGGCGCTGCCAGGCTGGAGCGGGGTGGATTCCACCCGCCTCGACACGCCGGGGAAGATCGATCCGATCCCCCATCCGTACGGCGAAGATCTGCCCTGTGCCGATAATAAACCCGTTGAGCCGCAGGCCGCGAAACGCGTGATCGTGCAGCCGCCGCGCCCGAAGCCGTGGGAAAAAACCTATGTGCTGCTCCCCTCTTACGAGAAGGTGAAAGCGGACAAAGTGCTCTATGCCCATGCGTCGCGCATTCTGCACCACGAAACTAACCCCGGCTGTGCCCGCGCGCTGCTGCAAAAGCATGGCGATCGCTATATCTGGATCAACCCGCCGGCCATTCCGCTCTCCACCGAAGAGATGGACAGCGTCTTTGCGCTGCCTTACCAGCGCGTGCCGCACCCGGCCTATGGCGAGAGCCGCATTCCGGCCTACGACATGATCCGCTTCTCGATTAACATTATGCGCGGCTGTTTCGGCGGCTGCTCCTTCTGCTCCATCACCGAGCATGAAGGGCGCATTATTCAGAGCCGCTCCGAGGATTCGATCATCAATGAGATCGAAGCGATTCGCGACACGGTGCCCGGTTTTACCGGGGTGATCTCCGATCTGGGCGGGCCAACGGCCAATATGTATATGCTGCGCTGTACCTCGCCGCGCGCCGAGCAAACCTGTCGACGCCTCTCCTGTGTCTATCCGGAGATCTGCCCGCATATGGACACCAACCATCAGCCGACCATCGATCTCTACCGGCGTGCCCGCGATCTGCGCGGCATCAAGAAGATCCTGATCGCCTCCGGCGTGCGGTACGATCTGGCGGTGGAAGATCCGCGCTATGTCAAAGAGCTGGCGACGCACCACGTTGGCGGCTATCTGAAGATAGCGCCGGAACATACTGAAGCGGGGCCGCTGTCGAAGATGATGAAGCCGGGCATGGGCAGCTATGACCGCTTTAAGCAGCTTTTCGACACCTACTCGAAGCAGGCGGGCAAAGAGCAGTATCTGATCCCCTACTTTATCTCTGCGCACCCCGGCACGCGTGATGAGGATATGGTGAACCTGGCGCTGTGGCTGAAGCGCCACCGATTCCGTCTCGACCAGGTGCAGAACTTCTACCCGTCGCCGCTGGCCAACTCGACAACCATGTATTACACCGGCAAAAACCCGCTGTCGAAGATCGATTACAAAAGTGAAGAGGTGGTGGTGCCGAGAGGGGAGAAGCAGCGCCGCCTGCATAAAGCGCTGCTGCGCTACCACGATCCGGCCAACTGGCCGCTGCTGCGCCAGGCGCTTGAGGCGATGGGGAAAAAGCACCTGATTGGTTCCCGCCGCGAGTGCCTGGTGCCTGAGCCAACGATGGAGGAGATGCGCGAAGCGCGCCGCCAGAGCCGCAGCGCGCGACCGGCATTAACCAAACATACGCCGATTGCGCACCAGAGAAAAAAAGCGACGCGCTAA